Proteins co-encoded in one Candidatus Stygibacter australis genomic window:
- a CDS encoding thioredoxin family protein — protein sequence MRQIILLVLLFIMAAVLWSEEVAIQDTVMQDTLSVAKPVVTFLEFGSTTCIPCKMMEKVMEEVRVDYGDKVEVIFHNVNEEKKLSGEYGIKMIPTQIFLDSEGKEFHRHIGYYPTEEIAKVLLERGIAPDEKQ from the coding sequence ATGAGGCAGATAATATTACTGGTCTTATTATTTATAATGGCTGCTGTTTTATGGTCTGAGGAAGTTGCAATACAGGACACAGTAATGCAGGATACATTGAGTGTGGCAAAGCCAGTGGTGACATTTTTGGAATTTGGCTCAACCACCTGCATACCCTGCAAGATGATGGAAAAGGTGATGGAAGAAGTTCGAGTAGATTATGGGGATAAGGTGGAAGTGATCTTTCACAATGTAAATGAGGAAAAAAAACTTTCAGGTGAATATGGAATAAAGATGATCCCTACACAGATATTCCTTGACTCTGAGGGCAAAGAATTCCATCGTCACATTGGATATTATCCGACGGAAGAAATTGCCAAGGTATTATTAGAAAGAGGGATCGCACCAGACGAAAAGCAATAA
- a CDS encoding cytochrome c biogenesis protein CcdA, translating to MLENIAAALYGAPVGAIFASLVWGIMSVLLSPCHLSSIPLVIAYINRQEGLKPREGFIIGLFFSLGILVTLVLMAVLSFLVGILLGPVQIIFQIFVSLLLVLAGLYFLELLPFSIGMEMIDRRITKNRYWNGFYLGLLLGIGLGVCALAFMAPVLSISISSFESMPLFSIGLVLAFIIGHCGIIAGAGGFLEVIKKLLRWNNQSSGTTYIRRISGILLIIAGIFNVIKNVF from the coding sequence ATGCTTGAGAATATTGCTGCGGCACTATATGGAGCACCAGTAGGGGCGATTTTTGCTTCACTGGTCTGGGGGATCATGAGCGTATTGCTAAGTCCCTGTCATCTATCGAGCATACCGCTGGTGATAGCATATATAAACCGTCAGGAAGGTCTGAAGCCCAGGGAAGGATTTATTATAGGATTGTTTTTTTCTTTGGGTATACTGGTTACTTTAGTGTTGATGGCAGTTTTATCTTTTCTGGTGGGGATACTGCTGGGTCCAGTACAGATAATTTTTCAGATATTCGTGAGTTTACTGCTGGTACTTGCAGGATTATATTTTCTGGAACTGCTGCCCTTTAGTATTGGAATGGAAATGATAGACCGGCGGATAACCAAAAATCGTTACTGGAATGGATTTTATCTAGGGCTATTATTAGGGATAGGACTGGGAGTTTGTGCCCTTGCCTTTATGGCACCAGTGCTGAGCATCAGCATCAGCAGTTTTGAGAGTATGCCCTTATTCAGTATTGGACTGGTGCTGGCATTTATTATTGGTCATTGCGGTATAATCGCAGGAGCAGGAGGATTTCTGGAAGTTATCAAGAAACTGCTGCGCTGGAATAATCAGTCATCCGGTACGACCTATATTCGGAGGATAAGCGGAATATTACTGATAATAGCCGGAATATTTAATGTGATAAAAAATGTATTTTAA
- a CDS encoding thioredoxin family protein: MEIKILGSGCKKCHQLEKNVRDTVEKLQIAADIEHVSDIERIIGYGVMSTPALVVNNKVVSTGKVLKDKELEKLLGSE; this comes from the coding sequence ATGGAAATCAAAATTTTAGGAAGTGGTTGCAAGAAGTGTCATCAATTGGAAAAGAATGTGAGGGATACAGTGGAGAAGCTGCAAATTGCAGCAGACATTGAGCATGTAAGTGATATTGAGAGAATAATCGGTTATGGTGTGATGAGCACCCCGGCATTGGTGGTGAATAATAAAGTGGTATCAACAGGTAAGGTACTTAAGGATAAGGAACTGGAAAAACTGCTGGGAAGTGAATAA
- a CDS encoding permease translates to MFKWLENLIWLLVENVFGLERGSNLAGSVHFFFYDVIKILILLSLMIFLISYVRSYFQTERTRRIVSKFRGIQANFMASLLGIVTPFCSCSSVPLFIGFVEGGIPLGVTFSFLITSPIVNEAAFVILLASFGVKTALLYVVCGVLIGTLGGYLIGRLKLERYVEEYVWKLQMGVGEEIKQNQKDRFAFALSQLKEIVGRIWIYLLIGIGIGAAIHGWAPEEILARYAGPENPLAVIVAVICGIPLYSNALGAIPIAEALIGKGVGLGTALAFLMAVTALSLPEMIILRKVIKVKLIGAFLVITGIGIILVGYLFNAIYQYL, encoded by the coding sequence TTGTTCAAGTGGTTAGAAAATCTTATCTGGCTGCTGGTAGAGAATGTATTTGGACTGGAGCGAGGCAGTAATCTGGCAGGGAGTGTACATTTCTTTTTTTATGATGTGATCAAGATATTGATCCTGTTATCGCTGATGATCTTTTTGATCTCTTATGTACGGAGCTATTTTCAGACGGAGCGTACTCGCCGGATAGTGAGCAAATTTCGCGGTATTCAGGCAAACTTCATGGCTTCGCTGCTGGGGATAGTAACACCCTTTTGTTCATGTTCATCGGTACCTTTATTTATAGGTTTTGTGGAAGGAGGAATTCCACTGGGGGTAACTTTTTCATTTTTGATCACCTCACCAATAGTAAATGAGGCGGCATTTGTGATCTTGCTGGCATCCTTTGGAGTGAAGACAGCTCTTCTGTATGTAGTGTGCGGAGTGCTGATCGGCACTTTGGGTGGATATTTGATCGGCAGGCTTAAGCTGGAAAGATATGTGGAAGAATATGTGTGGAAGCTGCAAATGGGGGTTGGTGAAGAGATCAAGCAGAATCAAAAGGATCGATTTGCCTTTGCCCTGTCGCAATTGAAGGAGATCGTGGGACGTATCTGGATATACTTATTAATAGGTATAGGAATAGGGGCGGCAATTCACGGCTGGGCACCTGAGGAAATACTGGCACGCTATGCGGGACCAGAAAATCCTTTAGCAGTGATAGTTGCGGTGATATGTGGAATTCCCTTATATTCCAATGCTTTGGGGGCAATTCCGATTGCTGAGGCATTGATAGGAAAAGGAGTGGGATTAGGAACCGCACTGGCATTTCTGATGGCAGTGACGGCATTATCACTGCCGGAAATGATAATCCTGCGGAAGGTGATCAAGGTGAAGCTGATAGGGGCTTTTTTAGTGATCACGGGAATTGGGATAATTCTGGTGGGCTATTTATTTAATGCGATATATCAATATTTATAA
- a CDS encoding metalloregulator ArsR/SmtB family transcription factor: MAEHKCGCSEGTGSCSCESYEKEAMIFKAMGHPSRLKMIIALSEGRRCVCELQELVGSDISTVSRHLNVLKENGIVSFEKEGNYYYYRLMMPCILDFVSCIKDEGGCNCSSG; encoded by the coding sequence ATGGCTGAACATAAATGTGGATGTAGTGAAGGGACAGGAAGCTGCAGTTGTGAAAGTTATGAAAAGGAAGCCATGATATTTAAGGCAATGGGGCATCCCTCAAGGCTTAAGATGATCATAGCGCTATCTGAAGGTCGCAGATGCGTATGTGAATTACAGGAGCTGGTGGGATCAGATATATCTACTGTATCGCGGCATTTGAATGTGCTGAAAGAGAATGGGATAGTTAGTTTTGAGAAAGAAGGTAATTATTATTATTACCGTTTAATGATGCCCTGCATACTTGATTTCGTAAGTTGTATAAAAGACGAAGGGGGCTGCAATTGTTCAAGTGGTTAG